The Roseicyclus marinus genome has a segment encoding these proteins:
- a CDS encoding HPr family phosphocarrier protein, giving the protein MSDQNVIRHLDIINIKGLHARASARFVEVVEAHDAKAIVRRDGLSAAGDSIMGLLMLAASMGTSIEVETSGPEAEKLADALAALVADRFGEGS; this is encoded by the coding sequence ATGTCCGACCAGAACGTGATCCGCCACCTCGACATCATCAACATCAAGGGGCTTCATGCCCGCGCCTCGGCCCGCTTCGTCGAAGTGGTCGAAGCCCATGACGCAAAGGCCATTGTGCGCCGCGATGGGCTGAGTGCCGCCGGCGACTCGATCATGGGGCTTTTGATGTTGGCAGCCTCCATGGGAACCTCTATTGAGGTCGAAACCTCCGGCCCGGAGGCGGAAAAGCTCGCCGATGCGCTTGCGGCTCTTGTCGCGGACCGCTTCGGCGAAGGCAGCTGA
- a CDS encoding 3-hydroxybutyryl-CoA dehydrogenase, with protein MEIRSIGVVGAGQMGNGIAHVCALAGYDVVMTDISAEALNKAIALIERNISRQVGRGKVTEAEMAEAMARIRTTTVLAEVGPSDLIIEAATERETVKQAIFEDLLPHLSPKTILTSNTSSISITRLASRTDRPEKFMGFHFMNPVPVMQLVELIRGIATDEETFAACKAVVDRLGKTAATAEDFPAFIVNRILMPMINEAVYTLYEGVGNVTSIDMAMKLGTNHPMGPLELADFIGLDTCLAIMNVLHDGLADTKYRPCPLLTKYVEAGWLGRKTQRGFYDYRGEVPVPTR; from the coding sequence ATGGAAATCAGGTCGATCGGGGTTGTTGGCGCGGGGCAGATGGGCAACGGCATTGCCCATGTCTGTGCGCTGGCGGGCTATGACGTGGTCATGACCGATATCAGCGCCGAAGCGTTGAACAAGGCTATCGCCTTGATCGAGCGCAATATTTCCCGGCAGGTGGGGCGCGGAAAGGTGACCGAGGCCGAGATGGCCGAGGCCATGGCGCGCATCCGCACCACGACGGTTCTGGCCGAGGTGGGGCCGAGCGATCTGATCATCGAGGCCGCGACCGAGCGGGAGACGGTGAAACAGGCGATCTTCGAGGATCTGCTGCCGCATCTCAGCCCCAAGACGATCCTGACCTCGAACACCTCGTCGATCTCGATCACGCGGCTGGCAAGCCGCACGGACCGGCCCGAAAAGTTCATGGGGTTCCATTTCATGAACCCGGTGCCGGTCATGCAACTGGTTGAACTCATTCGCGGAATCGCCACGGATGAGGAAACGTTCGCGGCCTGCAAGGCGGTTGTGGACCGGTTGGGAAAAACGGCTGCGACGGCCGAGGATTTCCCCGCTTTCATCGTCAACCGCATCCTGATGCCGATGATCAACGAGGCGGTCTATACGCTTTATGAGGGCGTGGGGAATGTCACCTCGATCGACATGGCGATGAAGCTGGGCACCAATCACCCGATGGGGCCGCTGGAATTGGCCGATTTCATAGGGTTGGACACCTGTCTGGCGATCATGAACGTGCTGCATGACGGCTTGGCGGATACGAAATACCGGCCCTGCCCGCTCTTGACGAAATACGTCGAGGCCGGGTGGCTGGGCCGCAAGACGCAGCGCGGCTTCTACGATTACCGGGGCGAGGTGCCCGTGCCGACCCGTTGA
- a CDS encoding HPr kinase/phosphorylase, translating into MPEHPTHPDQIEPLEKWAAGRDGAAIWLNATGIAIGDAGIAILGVPGSGKSSLALSLIAMGATLIADDGLWLDPDTDPPRLRRPDTAQDLIEARGIGLLRAGPTRATAPLTILVDLDRAEPHRLPPRRYVATGDGRYPLILGAGNHTLAPALFLMARLGRAEP; encoded by the coding sequence ATGCCCGAGCATCCGACCCATCCCGACCAGATCGAGCCTTTGGAGAAATGGGCCGCAGGGCGTGACGGCGCTGCGATCTGGCTCAACGCCACAGGCATCGCCATCGGGGATGCGGGCATCGCGATCCTCGGGGTACCCGGCAGCGGGAAATCCAGCCTCGCCCTGTCCCTCATCGCCATGGGCGCGACCCTCATCGCCGATGACGGCCTCTGGCTCGACCCCGACACCGACCCGCCCCGCCTCCGCCGCCCCGACACGGCGCAAGACCTGATCGAGGCGCGCGGCATCGGCCTGTTGCGCGCGGGCCCGACACGGGCAACAGCCCCCCTCACGATCCTCGTGGACCTCGACCGGGCAGAGCCGCACCGCCTGCCGCCGCGACGCTACGTCGCGACGGGCGATGGCCGCTATCCGTTGATCCTGGGGGCCGGGAACCACACCCTTGCGCCAGCCCTATTCCTGATGGCGCGGCTTGGTCGCGCCGAACCCTGA
- a CDS encoding PTS sugar transporter subunit IIA: MIGIVIVAHGGLAPELKRAAEHVVGAQAAMIAISIGPEDDRAARTREICDAADAVDDGSGVVVVTDMFGGSPSNLSLTACRPQNRKILTGVNLPMLIKLAKSRDLDVEEAVARAAEAGRRYINSFDGAP; the protein is encoded by the coding sequence GTGATCGGCATCGTGATCGTTGCCCATGGCGGGCTGGCACCCGAACTCAAGCGGGCGGCGGAACATGTCGTGGGCGCACAGGCCGCGATGATCGCCATTTCCATCGGCCCCGAGGATGACCGCGCCGCGCGCACCCGCGAAATCTGCGATGCGGCCGATGCGGTCGATGACGGATCGGGCGTGGTGGTCGTCACCGACATGTTCGGCGGCTCGCCCTCCAACCTGTCGCTCACGGCCTGTCGGCCGCAGAACCGCAAGATCCTGACCGGGGTGAACCTGCCGATGCTGATCAAGCTGGCGAAATCCCGCGATCTCGACGTGGAAGAGGCCGTGGCCCGCGCCGCCGAAGCCGGTCGGCGCTACATCAACAGTTTCGACGGAGCACCCTGA
- a CDS encoding lysophospholipid acyltransferase family protein → MTDTSSRNISAPRPALRPGPDRVYDRRSLTYANSFDNFWTRHTIKAIEWATGKLTIIRRVRQFEKMGEFKGQAFWPATMKVMGIDLQTPDHQLDRIPAEGPVVLVANHPHGLVDGMILADLIGRRRPDYRILTRALLTGLDESAASYMIPVPFPHEPDAQEKMLQMRAAAMGHLEQKGLIALFPSGAVAASESMWGPAVEGEWNVFTAKMIRKSGATIVPLYFTGANSRWYQVANRISPILRQGLLIHEVVHSFDKPQAPVIGHPITPDQWEERIAKPREFMAWLRQRTLSLRDDPDAQ, encoded by the coding sequence GTGACCGATACGAGTTCCCGAAATATTTCTGCGCCGCGACCGGCGCTGCGGCCGGGGCCCGACCGTGTCTATGACAGGCGCAGCCTGACCTATGCCAACAGCTTCGACAATTTCTGGACCCGCCACACGATCAAGGCGATCGAATGGGCGACCGGCAAGCTGACGATCATCCGCCGCGTCCGCCAGTTCGAAAAGATGGGCGAATTCAAGGGGCAGGCGTTTTGGCCGGCCACGATGAAGGTGATGGGGATCGACCTGCAGACCCCGGATCACCAGCTCGACCGCATCCCGGCCGAGGGGCCGGTGGTTCTTGTGGCCAACCACCCCCACGGGCTCGTGGACGGGATGATCCTTGCCGACCTGATCGGGCGGCGCAGACCCGATTACCGCATCCTGACGCGCGCGCTTCTGACCGGTCTCGACGAATCGGCGGCCAGCTACATGATCCCCGTGCCCTTCCCGCACGAACCCGACGCGCAGGAAAAGATGCTCCAGATGCGCGCCGCAGCGATGGGCCATCTCGAACAAAAGGGCCTTATCGCGCTTTTCCCGTCCGGCGCGGTCGCCGCCTCCGAAAGCATGTGGGGTCCGGCGGTCGAGGGGGAATGGAACGTCTTCACCGCCAAGATGATCCGCAAATCCGGCGCCACCATCGTGCCGCTCTATTTCACCGGCGCGAATTCGCGCTGGTACCAGGTCGCGAACCGGATTTCTCCGATCCTGCGTCAGGGCCTCCTGATCCACGAGGTCGTGCACAGCTTCGACAAGCCGCAAGCGCCCGTGATCGGCCATCCGATCACGCCCGACCAATGGGAAGAGCGTATCGCCAAGCCGCGCGAGTTCATGGCGTGGCTGCGCCAACGCACCCTGTCGCTGCGCGACGACCCGGACGCGCAATAA
- a CDS encoding DUF6473 family protein, with protein MSYAHRGNLPLDYAAVAYPGSVLRFRGPAQDLDTPFVLCLGGAETFGRFIHAPYATRLAETLPGPVVNMGVPNAGLDVILTDPAIRAATRKARAIVLQITGAQNMSNRFYAVHPRRNDRFIRATTMLRTLYRDVDFTDFHFTRHLLTHLRGLSRDRFGVVEAELREAWVARMLGFLARAPAPVHLLWLSRRAPETPDDGLHLGPDPLFVTPAMIQAVAAHAASVSVATAPPCPPGQRTRGMFFAGGEESVARLLPGPEAHEMAASLLAPLLRP; from the coding sequence ATGAGTTACGCACACAGGGGAAACCTTCCCCTCGATTATGCCGCCGTGGCCTATCCGGGATCGGTCCTGCGCTTTCGCGGGCCTGCGCAGGATCTGGATACACCTTTTGTCCTGTGTCTGGGCGGGGCCGAAACCTTCGGGCGCTTCATCCACGCGCCCTATGCCACGCGCCTTGCCGAAACGCTGCCCGGCCCGGTCGTGAACATGGGTGTTCCGAACGCGGGTCTCGACGTGATCCTGACCGATCCCGCCATCCGCGCCGCGACCCGCAAGGCCCGCGCGATCGTCTTGCAGATCACCGGGGCGCAGAACATGAGCAACCGCTTCTATGCCGTCCATCCGCGCCGCAACGACCGCTTCATCCGCGCGACAACCATGCTGCGCACGCTCTACCGCGACGTGGATTTCACCGATTTCCACTTCACCCGCCATCTTCTGACCCATCTGCGCGGCCTGTCGCGCGACCGTTTCGGCGTGGTCGAGGCGGAATTGCGCGAGGCATGGGTTGCGCGGATGCTGGGGTTTCTGGCCCGCGCGCCTGCGCCTGTTCACCTGCTCTGGCTGTCGCGCCGCGCCCCCGAAACGCCGGATGACGGCCTGCATCTGGGGCCCGATCCGCTTTTCGTAACGCCCGCGATGATACAGGCGGTGGCGGCCCACGCCGCCTCGGTCAGCGTCGCCACCGCCCCGCCCTGCCCGCCGGGTCAACGAACCCGGGGCATGTTCTTTGCGGGGGGAGAGGAAAGCGTCGCGCGGCTCCTTCCCGGACCCGAAGCGCATGAGATGGCCGCAAGCCTGCTGGCCCCGCTGCTTCGCCCATGA
- the rapZ gene encoding RNase adapter RapZ → MTSATRPDTAATRVVFVTGPSGAGRSTAINALEDLGFEAIDNIPLGLLPRLLEGPPPDRPLALGIDARNRDYSAAGLVAAFDRLTATPGLSPDLLYLDCAADVLQRRYSETRRRHPLAPEADPAQGIARELALLVPVREAASVLVDTSGLTPHDLRAEITRLFAPDGAGRLAITLTSFSYKRGLPTSADLVFDCRFLRNPHWDAALRPEDGRSPEVQAYIATDPRFTAFRNQVIAMADLLLPAFEAEGKSHLTIAFGCTGGQHRSVAMTEILSAHLAEKGWPVSKRHREVEQRRAAGTGAKPEGPEATRT, encoded by the coding sequence ATGACCTCCGCAACCCGACCCGACACCGCCGCGACGCGCGTGGTCTTTGTCACCGGCCCCTCGGGCGCGGGGCGGTCCACCGCGATCAACGCGCTCGAGGATCTGGGCTTCGAGGCGATCGACAACATCCCCCTCGGCCTCCTGCCCCGCCTTCTCGAAGGGCCGCCGCCCGACCGCCCCCTCGCCCTCGGCATCGACGCGCGCAACCGCGACTATTCCGCCGCGGGGCTGGTGGCGGCCTTTGACCGGCTCACCGCCACGCCCGGCCTGTCGCCCGATCTCCTCTATCTCGACTGCGCCGCCGATGTGCTCCAGCGCCGCTATTCCGAAACCCGCCGCCGCCATCCCCTCGCCCCCGAGGCCGACCCCGCGCAGGGCATCGCCCGCGAACTGGCGCTCCTCGTCCCCGTGCGCGAAGCCGCCAGCGTTCTGGTCGACACCTCCGGCCTCACGCCCCATGACCTGCGCGCCGAGATCACGCGCCTCTTCGCCCCCGATGGCGCCGGACGGCTGGCCATCACGCTGACCTCGTTTTCCTACAAGCGCGGCCTGCCCACGAGCGCGGATCTGGTCTTTGACTGCCGCTTCCTGCGCAATCCGCATTGGGATGCGGCGCTCCGCCCCGAGGATGGCCGCAGCCCCGAGGTGCAGGCCTACATCGCCACCGATCCCCGTTTCACCGCCTTCCGCAACCAGGTGATCGCCATGGCCGATCTGCTCCTGCCGGCCTTCGAGGCCGAGGGCAAAAGCCACCTGACCATCGCCTTCGGGTGCACCGGCGGGCAACACCGATCGGTGGCAATGACCGAAATCCTGTCGGCGCACCTTGCGGAAAAGGGGTGGCCGGTGTCTAAACGTCACAGGGAAGTGGAACAGCGACGCGCCGCGGGGACAGGTGCGAAGCCAGAAGGTCCAGAGGCGACAAGGACGTGA
- a CDS encoding response regulator transcription factor, giving the protein MPRIALVDDDRNILTSVSMTLEAEGFDVETYNDGQSALDAFNRRLPDLGVFDIKMPRMDGMDLLQRLRQKSRMPVIFLTSKDDEIDELMGLRMGADDYVKKPFSQRLLVERIRSILRRQDAIASDAAGTPEESAVMQRGELTMDPLRHAVTWKGKDVSLTVTEFLLLQALAQRPGFVKSRDQLMDVAYDEQVYVDDRTIDSHIKRLRKKMRAVDDDFSAIETLYGIGYRYNEE; this is encoded by the coding sequence ATGCCGAGGATCGCACTCGTCGATGACGACAGGAATATCCTGACGTCCGTTTCCATGACTCTTGAGGCCGAAGGTTTCGATGTCGAAACCTACAACGACGGGCAATCCGCGCTGGATGCCTTCAACCGCCGCCTGCCCGATCTGGGTGTGTTCGACATCAAGATGCCGCGCATGGACGGCATGGACCTGCTTCAGCGCCTCCGCCAGAAAAGCCGGATGCCGGTGATCTTCCTCACCTCCAAGGATGACGAGATCGACGAGCTGATGGGCCTGCGCATGGGCGCCGACGATTACGTCAAGAAACCCTTTTCCCAGCGCCTTCTGGTCGAACGCATCCGCTCCATCCTCCGCCGGCAGGACGCCATCGCCTCCGATGCCGCCGGCACGCCCGAGGAAAGCGCGGTGATGCAGCGCGGCGAACTGACGATGGACCCGCTGCGCCACGCCGTCACCTGGAAGGGCAAGGATGTCTCGCTCACCGTCACCGAATTCCTGCTGTTGCAGGCGCTCGCCCAGCGCCCCGGCTTCGTCAAAAGCCGCGATCAGCTGATGGATGTGGCCTATGACGAACAGGTCTATGTCGACGACCGCACCATCGACAGCCACATCAAGCGGCTGCGCAAGAAGATGCGGGCCGTCGACGATGATTTCTCGGCGATCGAGACGCTTTACGGCATCGGCTACCGCTACAACGAAGAATAA
- a CDS encoding phosphoenolpyruvate carboxykinase has protein sequence MTTARVNPSQTLEAQGMTGLGAVHYNLLEPALIEAAIARGEGRLGKGGTLLVTTGKFTGRSPKDKFVVRTPEVEDKIWWENNKGMTPEAFDHLHADMLEHMKGREYYVQDLYGGADPAHRLDVRVVSELAWHNLFIRHLLRRPEASELASFVPEFTIINCPSFKADPERHGCRTDTVIALNFDKKLILIANTEYAGENKKSVFTLLNYILPGKGVMPMHCSANHATDDPADAAVFFGLSGTGKTTLSADPGRTLIGDDEHGWSDSGIFNFEGGCYAKTINLREEAEPQIYATTRTFGTVIENMVYDAETLELDFDDDSLTANTRCAYPLDQIANASTTGLAGHPKNIVMLTCDAFGVLPPIARLTPAQAMYHFLSGFTSKVAGTERGVTEPEPTFSTCFGAPFMPRRPEVYGKLLQDKIAAHGATCWLVNTGWTGGAYGTGSRMPIRATRALLTAALDGSLNKVEFRRDPNFGFEVPMACNGVDAALLDPRGTWADAAAYDRQAQKLVQMFADNFAQYVPYIDDDVKAAAIS, from the coding sequence ATGACCACCGCACGCGTGAATCCTTCGCAGACGCTGGAAGCCCAAGGGATGACCGGGCTGGGCGCCGTGCATTACAACCTGCTGGAGCCTGCGCTGATCGAAGCCGCCATCGCGCGCGGCGAGGGACGGCTGGGCAAGGGCGGCACGCTTCTGGTCACGACCGGAAAGTTCACCGGCCGTTCGCCCAAGGACAAGTTCGTGGTCCGCACCCCCGAGGTCGAAGACAAGATCTGGTGGGAGAACAACAAGGGCATGACGCCCGAGGCCTTTGACCACCTCCATGCCGACATGCTGGAGCACATGAAGGGCCGCGAGTATTACGTGCAGGATCTGTATGGCGGTGCCGACCCGGCGCATCGTCTGGATGTGCGCGTGGTGTCGGAGCTGGCGTGGCACAACCTGTTCATCCGCCACCTGCTGCGCCGTCCCGAAGCCTCGGAGCTGGCGAGCTTCGTTCCCGAATTCACCATCATCAACTGCCCGAGCTTCAAGGCCGATCCCGAGCGGCACGGCTGCCGCACCGATACGGTGATCGCGCTGAATTTCGACAAGAAACTGATCCTGATCGCCAACACCGAATATGCGGGCGAGAACAAGAAATCGGTTTTCACGCTGCTCAACTACATCCTGCCCGGCAAGGGTGTGATGCCGATGCATTGCTCGGCCAACCATGCCACGGACGATCCGGCCGATGCGGCGGTGTTCTTTGGCCTGTCGGGCACCGGCAAGACGACGCTGTCGGCCGATCCGGGCCGGACGCTGATCGGCGATGACGAACATGGCTGGTCGGACAGCGGCATCTTCAACTTCGAAGGCGGCTGCTATGCCAAGACGATCAACCTGCGCGAGGAGGCGGAGCCGCAGATCTATGCGACCACCCGCACCTTTGGCACGGTGATCGAGAACATGGTCTATGACGCCGAGACGCTGGAGCTGGATTTCGACGATGACAGCCTGACGGCGAACACGCGCTGCGCCTATCCGCTGGACCAGATCGCCAATGCCTCGACCACGGGTCTGGCCGGGCATCCCAAGAATATCGTGATGCTGACCTGCGACGCCTTCGGCGTGCTGCCGCCCATCGCGCGGCTGACGCCCGCGCAGGCGATGTATCACTTCCTGTCTGGCTTCACCTCCAAGGTGGCGGGGACCGAGCGCGGCGTGACCGAGCCGGAGCCGACCTTTTCCACCTGTTTCGGCGCCCCCTTCATGCCGCGCCGGCCCGAGGTCTATGGCAAGCTGTTGCAAGACAAGATCGCCGCGCATGGCGCGACCTGCTGGCTGGTGAACACCGGCTGGACCGGCGGGGCCTATGGCACCGGCAGCCGGATGCCGATCCGCGCCACGCGCGCGCTGTTGACCGCCGCGCTGGACGGGTCGCTGAACAAGGTCGAATTCCGCCGCGATCCGAATTTCGGCTTCGAGGTTCCGATGGCCTGCAACGGTGTCGATGCGGCGCTTCTGGACCCGCGCGGGACCTGGGCGGATGCGGCGGCCTATGACCGGCAGGCGCAGAAACTGGTGCAGATGTTCGCCGACAATTTCGCGCAATACGTCCCCTATATCGACGATGACGTTAAGGCTGCCGCGATTTCCTGA
- a CDS encoding sulfite exporter TauE/SafE family protein, with product MLQDTFNLMPLWAFVAACGVTLVAGFVKGAIGFAMPLVMISGLSIFLDPLVAVAGIVLPIVMSNLLQVMRFSWAEARAALREFWRYIAVICVMILIAAQFVTMIPTQTFYLVLGVPVVILSLIQLVGVRFHISPAWRRPSEWIVGLISGTIGGLTGTWGPPTVLYLIALDTPKAKQMLVQGVVYGLGSVTLFLGHLQSGVLNGVTAPWSAALLIPAFLGMRLGFWMSDRMNPVLFRRATLVVLVVAGVNLVRRGLMG from the coding sequence ATGCTGCAGGACACCTTCAATCTCATGCCGCTCTGGGCCTTCGTGGCGGCCTGTGGCGTGACCCTCGTGGCGGGCTTCGTCAAGGGTGCCATCGGCTTTGCCATGCCGCTGGTGATGATCTCGGGCCTGTCGATCTTTCTCGATCCGCTCGTGGCGGTGGCGGGCATCGTCCTGCCCATCGTGATGTCGAACCTCCTTCAGGTCATGCGCTTTTCTTGGGCCGAGGCGCGCGCCGCCCTGCGCGAATTCTGGCGCTATATCGCGGTCATCTGCGTGATGATCCTGATCGCGGCGCAATTCGTCACGATGATCCCGACCCAGACCTTCTACCTGGTGCTTGGCGTGCCGGTGGTGATCCTGTCGCTGATCCAGCTTGTCGGTGTGCGGTTCCACATATCGCCCGCGTGGCGGCGGCCCTCGGAATGGATCGTGGGCCTGATCTCGGGCACGATCGGGGGGCTGACAGGCACCTGGGGCCCGCCCACGGTGCTCTATCTCATCGCGCTCGATACGCCCAAGGCGAAACAGATGCTGGTGCAGGGCGTGGTCTACGGCCTCGGCTCGGTCACGCTGTTCCTGGGGCACCTGCAATCGGGCGTGTTGAACGGCGTCACGGCCCCTTGGTCCGCCGCACTGCTGATCCCCGCTTTCCTGGGTATGCGGCTGGGCTTCTGGATGTCGGACCGGATGAACCCGGTCCTGTTCCGCCGGGCCACGCTGGTCGTTCTGGTCGTGGCGGGTGTCAACCTCGTGCGGCGGGGGCTGATGGGCTGA
- a CDS encoding DUF3859 domain-containing protein yields MTGPRFLGLSVLAFSLAASAVAEVRPVPFKSYLIDRLSYGVYCADPPVALEEAPGTAAGVVNVVPGLPEFRVETTVVPAEIGIAFGLVVEPRAGVVLDPVTVTITHPPYPDSGVEVEQWITVIEGPSLVGFAFELESELVTGRWSFEGAQGEELLFVIEFDVVPPAMLPDLVQGCGGAMLS; encoded by the coding sequence GTGACGGGCCCTCGGTTTCTCGGTCTGTCGGTATTGGCGTTCAGCCTTGCCGCAAGTGCGGTGGCCGAGGTGCGCCCAGTTCCGTTCAAATCCTACCTGATCGACCGCTTGAGCTATGGCGTCTATTGCGCCGATCCACCCGTGGCGCTTGAAGAGGCGCCGGGAACGGCGGCGGGTGTGGTGAACGTGGTGCCCGGCCTGCCGGAGTTTCGCGTCGAGACAACCGTCGTTCCCGCCGAGATCGGCATCGCCTTTGGTCTTGTGGTCGAGCCGCGCGCGGGCGTCGTGCTGGACCCGGTGACGGTTACGATCACCCATCCGCCCTATCCTGACAGCGGGGTCGAGGTGGAGCAATGGATCACGGTGATCGAGGGGCCGAGCCTTGTGGGTTTTGCCTTTGAGCTGGAGAGCGAGTTGGTGACGGGACGCTGGAGTTTCGAAGGCGCGCAGGGCGAGGAGCTGTTGTTCGTGATCGAATTCGACGTGGTGCCGCCCGCGATGCTGCCCGACCTGGTGCAGGGCTGCGGCGGGGCGATGCTGTCGTAA
- a CDS encoding sensor histidine kinase: protein MTNRRAKARADIVLGEDWDRPHSSVETELKAARARRGLISLNRSPLARKIILFNVLAMVVLVAGVMYLNPFRESMVAQRERALAVEVQLIAEVLEASMTATGGTDLAANDGRDAANILGAMNLSDGIDVFVYALPDRLVTSTAMVARNPARPVRGLDPRQPDTLLITDFLNSVWSGLSRLLTGAGTPQPVQTAEGLAASLLPATADGATVLSRGTIASGTLYAAATPVFAPDGQLGIVVITTAAGEIDHLARAEREQMLQMFVVALLVSIVLSLVLASTIAHPLADLAAAAELGRDKNARKMSPTRVRIPDLTGRPDEIGRLSGALRGMVSALYDRIDANEQFAADVSHEIKNPLASLRSAVGTMRLAKTEDQRNRLLEVIEHDVQRLDRLVSDISNASRLDSELVKEEEEEFDLVRTLQNLSHYHGEEAGRKGVDFITDLPPDPIRISGLEGRLAQVFVNLLSNAISFCDTGDAVRLWARRRENRVLIVVEDTGPGIPESALTKVFNRFYSERPEQQFGNHSGLGLAISKQIVEAHGGVIWAENIRPTAADADAGSEPLGARFVVGLPI from the coding sequence ATGACCAACCGCCGCGCCAAGGCCCGGGCAGACATCGTTCTTGGCGAGGATTGGGACCGTCCCCACAGCTCGGTCGAGACCGAGCTGAAAGCCGCCCGCGCCCGGCGCGGCCTCATCTCGCTCAACCGCTCCCCGCTCGCGCGCAAGATCATCCTCTTCAACGTGCTGGCCATGGTCGTGCTGGTGGCCGGGGTCATGTATCTCAACCCGTTCCGCGAAAGCATGGTCGCCCAGCGCGAACGCGCCCTCGCGGTCGAGGTGCAGCTGATCGCCGAAGTGCTGGAGGCGTCGATGACGGCCACCGGCGGCACCGATCTGGCCGCCAATGACGGGCGCGACGCGGCGAATATCCTTGGCGCGATGAACCTGTCCGACGGGATCGATGTCTTCGTCTATGCCCTGCCCGACCGGCTCGTGACCTCCACCGCCATGGTCGCGCGCAACCCCGCGCGTCCCGTCCGCGGGCTCGACCCGCGCCAGCCCGATACGCTCCTGATCACCGATTTCCTCAATTCCGTCTGGTCCGGCCTCTCGCGGCTCCTGACCGGCGCGGGCACCCCCCAGCCCGTTCAGACCGCCGAAGGATTGGCCGCCTCGCTCCTGCCCGCCACGGCCGATGGCGCGACCGTGCTCAGCCGCGGCACCATCGCCTCGGGCACGCTCTATGCCGCGGCCACCCCCGTGTTCGCGCCCGACGGGCAGCTTGGCATCGTCGTCATCACCACCGCCGCCGGGGAAATCGACCACCTCGCCCGCGCCGAACGCGAACAGATGCTCCAGATGTTCGTCGTGGCGCTCTTGGTCTCCATCGTCCTCAGCCTCGTTCTCGCCTCCACCATCGCGCATCCGCTCGCCGATCTGGCCGCCGCCGCCGAACTGGGCCGCGACAAGAACGCCCGCAAGATGAGCCCGACGCGCGTCCGCATCCCCGACCTGACCGGCCGTCCCGATGAAATCGGCCGCCTGTCGGGCGCGCTGCGCGGCATGGTCAGCGCGCTCTACGACCGGATCGACGCCAACGAACAATTCGCCGCCGATGTCAGCCACGAGATCAAGAACCCGCTGGCCAGCCTGCGCTCGGCCGTCGGCACCATGCGCCTCGCCAAGACCGAGGATCAGCGCAACCGCCTGCTCGAGGTGATCGAACACGACGTGCAGCGCCTCGACCGGCTGGTCTCCGACATCTCCAACGCCTCCCGCCTTGACAGCGAACTGGTCAAGGAGGAGGAGGAGGAATTCGACCTCGTCCGCACGCTCCAGAACCTGTCCCATTACCATGGCGAGGAAGCGGGGCGGAAAGGCGTGGATTTCATCACCGACCTGCCCCCCGACCCGATCCGCATCTCCGGCCTCGAGGGGCGGCTGGCCCAGGTCTTCGTCAACCTCTTGTCCAACGCCATCTCTTTCTGCGACACTGGCGATGCGGTGCGGCTCTGGGCGCGACGCCGCGAAAACCGGGTGCTCATCGTGGTCGAGGATACCGGCCCCGGCATCCCCGAATCGGCGCTGACCAAAGTGTTCAACAGGTTCTATTCCGAACGGCCCGAACAGCAGTTCGGCAATCATTCCGGCCTCGGCCTCGCGATCTCCAAACAGATCGTGGAGGCGCATGGCGGCGTCATCTGGGCCGAGAATATCCGCCCCACCGCCGCCGATGCCGATGCCGGCTCCGAACCGCTGGGTGCCCGTTTCGTCGTCGGCCTGCCGATCTGA